Part of the Pseudomonas chlororaphis genome, TGGTTTTTCGTCCTCATCGTGTGTGTCACCGGCACCCTTGCCGTGGTCAGCCAGGAGATCGTCTGGCTGGCCAACCCGGAGATGCGCGCCAGCAAGCCGACAGACGATGCACCGCTGCTCGGCTACGAGCAGGTGGTCGCGGCGATCAGGCAAGCCCAGCCGCTTACCCAGGTGCAGAGCATCACCCGCCCGGATGAATCGCATTTCGCCCTGGAGGTCCGGGTCACCTACCCTGATGGCCGTCCCGACACGGTCTACGTCAACCCCTACAGCGGCGTCATCCAGGGCTCGGCGCCGACGTTCAACTTCCAGGCGTTCACCCGCGCCCTGCACGGCTGGTGGCTGGTCCCGTTCACCAACGGTTTCAGCTGGGGCTGGTACCTGGTGTCGTTCCTCGGCCTGCCGCTGCTGGCGTCCCTGGTCACCGGGCTGGTGGTCTACAAGCGCTTCTGGAAAGGCTTTTTTCGTCCAACCCTGCGCATTCGCCACGGCGCGCGGATTTTCTGGGGCGACTTCCACCGCCTCAGTGGCATCTGGTCGATCTGGTTCATCGCGGTCATTTCCATCACCGGTACCTGGTTCCTGATCCAGGCCTTGCTGTTCGACAACCAGATTTCCATTTCCAGCGAGCCCGTGCTGCCGGTGGTCGCCCGGGAAAGCGTGCCTCTGTCGGCCGACGGCACGGCACCGCCCCTGTTGAACCTGGACCGGGCCCTTGAAATTGCCCAGCAGCGAATCCCCGGCTTGGAAGCGAGCTTCATCAACCTGCCCGGCAATGCCTACAGCCATCTGGAAATCAGTGGACGCGGCTGGTACCCGCTGATGTTCCAGACCGCCACGCTCAACCCCTACGACGGTGACGTGGCGGCCTTGCGGCTGCTGTCGGACCGCACCACCCTGGAGTTCGTCACCGAATCCATGCGGCCGTTGCATACAGGGGATTTCGGCGGGCTGTGGATCAAGCTGATCTGGTTCTTCTTCGGCCTGATCCTGAGCATGATGGTGCTCAGTGGGTTGCTGATCTGGACCAAGCGCACGGCCCTCGCCACCGCCAACGCCTTCAAGCGCAGCCAGAAGCCCAGCCGAGGAGCACGGGCTGCACGGTCACTGCAGCCGTCCATGGGCAGTGAATCATCGGAGGGCAGCCTGTGAGCCAGTCCACTACCCACCCATCGACACCGTCACGCCTGAACCTGATCTGGCGTAAATGGCGCTTTCACCTCAACGTACTGCTGTTGCTGATTCCCCTGGGATTCATGCCCAAGTATTTCTCCGAAGCGGCGTTGTTCCGTGGCGACGAGGGGCTGGGTCAACGGGACGTCGGTGAAATCCAGGTCGGGCCCTGGAGCCTGCGCCTGGCCGAGTTTCGCAATGAAGCGCCACGCCAGGAGGGCCCAGCCGGGCCCATGAAGCATTTCAACGCGGCCCTGTGCCAACGTTGCATCGGCCAGGTCAAGGCCACCTACCTGCGCATCGGCAAGCCTCGCAGCCTGCGGGCCGCCGGGGTGATTTTCTTCGGCTCGCCCTATCGCATGGGCGCCTTGCTGCCGGTGCCGTCCAAGACTCAGCCGGACGCCGAGCTGTGGATAACCCTCGAAGGTTGGGATGGCTCGATGCACCAGGCTTCCATTCCCCTGAGCCAGGCGTCACCGGCCACCGTCGCCTGGCTGAACACCCAAGGAACCCAACGATGACTTCCCGCGCCTGTTTCAAGCGCCTGGCGCTGCTGTTCTGCGCTGGCTTCAGCTCCAGTGTCCTGGCCCACAACCCGATGTGCGAATGCAAGGCCATCGACGCCGAGCAGATCCAGTGCACCGGTGGCTTTTCCGACGGCAGCGGCGCGCCTGGGGTGACCCTGGACGTCATTGGCTACGACGAAACCATCCTGGTTCCGGGCAAGCTGGGGGCGGATTCAACGCTGACCTTCAAGAAACCGAACGCTGAATTCTATGTGCTCTTCGACGCCGGCCCCGGCCACGTGGTGGAAATCGACCAAGCGGACATCGAGGCCCCATGAACCCGTCCACGACTCAAGTCGTCCGGCCTGCCGGCGCGGGCCATGAAACCCTCTACGTCGCGCTGTTGTGCCTGGTCATCGTGCTGGTGGCCGGGTCGGTCGTGACATGGCACCGCAAGGCCGAAGACACGCACGTCCTGGCCTCGAACCAGCTCGACGCCCGCCGCGACCTCAGCGCCGCGGAACAAGGCCTCTATGCGGACCTGCGAGTGACCCTGGATGAAATTCGCCTGTTGCGCGAAGAACACCCCTCGCTGCCCACCCCGCAGGCATTGGCGGATGAAGGCTTTGCCCCGTTCGCCCAGGACGCCAGTTCCGTCAGCCGCGGCGGCCACGCCTGGCAGTCGCTGGGGGATCGGGCCTACTTCGGTACGAGCGGCAATCCCGCCGTCGCCGGTTCGTTTCTGATGCGCATCGGCGAAGCTTCCGACGCTGCACCGGACATCTGGCTCAACCGTGGCAATCGCCCCACGGCGCCTACTGCACTGGACGATGCCGCGCTGTCCGCCGCCGGCTGGCAGCAGATCGTCGCGCAATTCGACGCCGGCGTGACCCGCCAGCATCGGCACTGACCCACGCCCCTGATTCGAGAGAAGACCCTTCGCCCATGCCTATCGCCCCTCAACGCCGCTCCTTGCTGCGCCTGCTGCTAATCAGCCTGCTGGCCTGCCTGTTCACCGCGCCGGCCAGCGCCGAAACAGCCAAGCGCCTGCGCATCGGCATTACCCTGCACCCTTATTACAGCTACGTGGCGAACATCGTCGGCGACAAGGCCGAGGTCGTCCCGCTGATCCCGGCCGGTTTCAACCCCCACGCCTACGAGCCTCGCTCCGAAGACATCAAACGCATCGGCGGCCTCGACGTGATCGTGCTCAACGGCGTGGGCCATGACGATTTCGCCGACCGCATGATCGCCGCCAGCGAAACCCCGGACGTGAAGGTGATCGAAGCCAACGAGAACGTGCCGCTACTGGCGGCCACCGGTACCGCGGCCCGCGGCGCGGGCAAAGTGGTGAACCCGCACACGTTCCTGTCCATCAGCGCCTCCATTGCCCAGGTCAACAACATCGCCCGGGAACTGGGCAAGCTCGACCCGGACAACGCCAAGACCTACACCCAGAACGCCCGTGCCTACGGCAAGCGCCTGCGCCAGATGCGCGCCGCCGCCCTGGCGAAACTGACCCAGGCGCCCAACGCCGAGCTGCGGGTGGCCACGGTGCATGCCGCCTACGACTACCTGCTGCGTGAATTCGGCCTGGAAGTGACCGCGGTGGTCGAGCCCGCCCATGGCATCGAGCCGAGCCCCAGCCAACTGAAGAAGACCATCGATCAACTGCGCGAGCTGGACGTGAAGGTGATCTTCTCCGAGATGGATTTTCCGTCCACCTACGTCGACACCATCCAACGTGAGTCCGGCGTGAAGCTGTACCCGCTCTCGCACATTTCCTACGGCGACTACAGCGCCGAGAAGTACGAGAAGGAAATGACCGGCAACCTCGACACGGTGGTCCGGGCCATCCAGGAGTCCGGCGCATGACCGCCCAGCAAACCCTCACCCGGCCTCACACCGGGCCGTTGATTGAATTCGCCGGCATCCGCCTGGACCTCGGTCGCACCACCATCCTCGATGAGGTGGCGTTCCAGGTGGCGCCCGGCAGCATCCACGCCCTGGTGGGGCCCAACGGTGGCGGCAAGAGCTCACTGATCAAGACATTGCTCGGGCAGATGCCACACCAGGGCCGCTTGAGCCTGCAATGGCCGGGCGAACCCGGCGTGATTGGCTACGTGCCCCAGGCGCTGGAGTTCGACCGGGGCCTGCCCATGACCGTGGATGATTTCATGGCGGCGATGTGTCAGCGACGGCCCGCCTTTCTCGGCCTGAGCCGGCATTACGCCGGTGCCATCGGCGCGGCCCTGGAACGGGTCGGCATGCAGGACAAACGCAAGCGACGCATGGGCGCGCTGTCTGGCGGCGAACGCCAGCGAGTACTGCTCGCCCAGGGTTTGATCCCACCGCCGCAATTGCTGGTGCTGGATGAACCGATGTCGGCGCTGGACGAGGCCGGGATCCAGGTCTTCGAACGGTTGCTGCGGGACTGGCGCGAAGCCGGGATCACCGTGCTCTGGATCGAGCATGACCTGGAAGCCGTCGCGCGCCTGGCCGACCGGGTCACCGGCCTGAACCGCCGGGTGCTGTTCGACGGTCCACCGCACCAGACCCTCACCCCCGAACGCTTGCTGTCGCTGTTTTCCACCCATCCACGGACGAACGGGAGCGCCGCCTGATGAGCTATGAAGCCTTTCGCTTGATGGTCCAGGGCTGGGCCTCGTCCGGCTACCTGCCCGAGGCGCTGGCCTACGGGTTCGTGGTCAATGCGCTGCTGGCCGGGCTGTTGATCGGACCGGTGCTGGGCGGCCTGGGCACACTGGTGGTGGTCAAGCGCTTCGCGTTTTTCTCCGAGGCGGTGGGCCACGCGGCGCTGACCGGCGTCGCCATCGGCATCCTGTTGGGCGAGCCCTACACCGGGCCGTATGGCAGCCTGTTCGGTTACTGCCTGTTGTTCGGCATCCTGCTCAACTACCTGCGCAACCGTACCGGCCTGGCACCGGACACCTTGATCGGCGTCTTCCTTTCCGTGTCCCTGGCCCTGGGCGCCAGCCTGCTGCTGATCCTGGCGGGCAAGATCAACGTGCACATCCTCGAAAACGTGCTGTTTGGCTCGGTACTGACGGTCAACGGCAACGACCTGCTGGTGCTGGCGGTGGTCGGCTCGCTGGTGATGGCCCTGGCGTTGCCACTGTACAACCGCATCATGCTGGCCAGTTTCAACCCGCAACTGGCGGCGGTGCGAGGCGTGGCGGTCAAGACCCTGGATTATCTGTTCGTGGTCCTGGTGACGTTGATCACGGTGGCGGCGGTGAAAGTCATCGGCGCGATCCTGGTCGGCGCCTTACTGGTGATCCCGGCCGCGGCGGCGCGCTTGCTCAGCCAGTCATTGAAAGGCTTTTTCGGCTGCTCGGTGCTGATCGCCACCGTCAGTACCTTGTGCGGAATCCTCGCACCGATCGTTTTCGACCTGCCGATCCCCTCCGGTGCCGCGATCATCCTGGTGGCCGGCATCGCCTTCGCCTTGAGCGCCATCGCCCGCGGTGTCGTCCCCAGCCTCAAAGGGAACCTTGGATAAATGATGATGCTTCGACGCTTGAGCCTAGCCGTGGCGCTAGGCGGCCTGATCACCCTCCCCGCATTCGCCGCCGAAAGCAGCCGGCCCGTGCACCTGCTGGCCTCGCTGCCTGTCACCTACGGGTTGAGCGAGACCTTGCTCAAGGGCACTGACGTCAAGCTGGACCGAGCGGCCCCGGCCAACTTGCCCGGCACCCGGCAGAGCGCCTATTTCAGTGGCCGGGGCGCTCCAGCACTGAACACACTGGCCCGTGACGCCGACGCGGTGATCGGCCTGCGCTCACTGTGGCCAGACGATCCGCTGTACCCCATGGCCCGGCGCAGCAACATCCGCATTGTCGAAGTCGATGCCGCCCGCCCGGTGGACGGTGCCTTGCCAGGGATCGCCGTGCAACCGGGCACGGCCGATGGCCTGGCGAGCCAGCCGTGGATGGCCAGTCATAACCTCGGGCGGATGGCCGATGTGATCGCCGCCGACCTGGTACGCCTGGCGCCCTCGGCCAAGCCCAGCATCGACAGCAACCTGGCGACCCTCAAGCAACGCCTGCTCAAGCTCAGCGCCGACAGCGAAAAACGCCTCGCCAGTGCCGACAACCTGAGCGTGGTCAGCCTGAGCGAACACTTCGGCTACCTGATCAGTGGGCTGAACCTGGACACAATCGACACCGACGCCCGCCCCGACGCCGAATGGACACCCGAGGCCCTCGCCCAACTGACCGCCCAATTGAAAGACAACGAAGTGGCGCTGGTGCTGCACCATCGCCAACCGTCGGAGGCCGTGAAAGCGGCCATCCGCGAAGGCGGTAGCCAATTGCTGGTGCTGAGCACCGACGCCGCCGACCCGGTGGCGGAGCTGGAGGGCAATATTGGACAAGTCATCGCGGCACTGGCAGGAGACTGACAGCGCCCCTGTGGGAGCGGGCTTGCTCGCGAAAAAACCAGCGCCTCCAACCTTTGTGCTGGCTGATACACCGCTTCGCGGGCACGCCCGCTCCCACAGGCTTTCAACTTAGTTCAGGGCATCCCCCGGCACACGCACGAACCCTTCCATCAATACCCGCGCGCTGCGGCTCATGATGGCCTTGGTCACGGTCCATTCGCCGTTGACCTGGCTGGCTTCGGCGCCGACGCGTAAGGTGCCGGAGGGGTGGCCGAAACGTACGGCGCTGCGTTCGGTGCCGCCGGCGGCGAGGTTGACCAGGGTGCCGGAAATGGCGGCCGCGGTGCCGATGGCCACGGCCGCGGTGCCCATCATGGCATGGTGCAGCTTGCCCATGGACAACGCCCGGACCAGCAAATCAACGTCGCCGGCAGCCACCGTCTTGCCACTCGACGAGACGTAGTCCGCCGGCGGTGCGACGAACGCCACCTTCGGCGTGTGCTGGCGCTGGGCAGCTTCGTCCAGGTGCTTGATCAAACCCATGCGCAAGGCGCCGTGGGCCCGAATGGTTTCGAACATCGCCAGTGCCTTGGCGTCGCCATTGATCGCGCCTTGCAATTCCGTGCCGGTATAACCGACGTCTCGGGCATTGATGAAAATCGTCGGGATCCCGGCGTTGATCAAGGTCGCCTTGAACGTAC contains:
- a CDS encoding metal ABC transporter substrate-binding protein translates to MMMLRRLSLAVALGGLITLPAFAAESSRPVHLLASLPVTYGLSETLLKGTDVKLDRAAPANLPGTRQSAYFSGRGAPALNTLARDADAVIGLRSLWPDDPLYPMARRSNIRIVEVDAARPVDGALPGIAVQPGTADGLASQPWMASHNLGRMADVIAADLVRLAPSAKPSIDSNLATLKQRLLKLSADSEKRLASADNLSVVSLSEHFGYLISGLNLDTIDTDARPDAEWTPEALAQLTAQLKDNEVALVLHHRQPSEAVKAAIREGGSQLLVLSTDAADPVAELEGNIGQVIAALAGD
- a CDS encoding peptidase; translation: MSKKSRSKLWFLVHSWLALPIWFFVLIVCVTGTLAVVSQEIVWLANPEMRASKPTDDAPLLGYEQVVAAIRQAQPLTQVQSITRPDESHFALEVRVTYPDGRPDTVYVNPYSGVIQGSAPTFNFQAFTRALHGWWLVPFTNGFSWGWYLVSFLGLPLLASLVTGLVVYKRFWKGFFRPTLRIRHGARIFWGDFHRLSGIWSIWFIAVISITGTWFLIQALLFDNQISISSEPVLPVVARESVPLSADGTAPPLLNLDRALEIAQQRIPGLEASFINLPGNAYSHLEISGRGWYPLMFQTATLNPYDGDVAALRLLSDRTTLEFVTESMRPLHTGDFGGLWIKLIWFFFGLILSMMVLSGLLIWTKRTALATANAFKRSQKPSRGARAARSLQPSMGSESSEGSL
- a CDS encoding ABC transporter substrate-binding protein, which translates into the protein MPIAPQRRSLLRLLLISLLACLFTAPASAETAKRLRIGITLHPYYSYVANIVGDKAEVVPLIPAGFNPHAYEPRSEDIKRIGGLDVIVLNGVGHDDFADRMIAASETPDVKVIEANENVPLLAATGTAARGAGKVVNPHTFLSISASIAQVNNIARELGKLDPDNAKTYTQNARAYGKRLRQMRAAALAKLTQAPNAELRVATVHAAYDYLLREFGLEVTAVVEPAHGIEPSPSQLKKTIDQLRELDVKVIFSEMDFPSTYVDTIQRESGVKLYPLSHISYGDYSAEKYEKEMTGNLDTVVRAIQESGA
- a CDS encoding zinc ABC transporter permease; its protein translation is MSYEAFRLMVQGWASSGYLPEALAYGFVVNALLAGLLIGPVLGGLGTLVVVKRFAFFSEAVGHAALTGVAIGILLGEPYTGPYGSLFGYCLLFGILLNYLRNRTGLAPDTLIGVFLSVSLALGASLLLILAGKINVHILENVLFGSVLTVNGNDLLVLAVVGSLVMALALPLYNRIMLASFNPQLAAVRGVAVKTLDYLFVVLVTLITVAAVKVIGAILVGALLVIPAAAARLLSQSLKGFFGCSVLIATVSTLCGILAPIVFDLPIPSGAAIILVAGIAFALSAIARGVVPSLKGNLG
- a CDS encoding manganese ABC transporter ATP-binding protein — its product is MTAQQTLTRPHTGPLIEFAGIRLDLGRTTILDEVAFQVAPGSIHALVGPNGGGKSSLIKTLLGQMPHQGRLSLQWPGEPGVIGYVPQALEFDRGLPMTVDDFMAAMCQRRPAFLGLSRHYAGAIGAALERVGMQDKRKRRMGALSGGERQRVLLAQGLIPPPQLLVLDEPMSALDEAGIQVFERLLRDWREAGITVLWIEHDLEAVARLADRVTGLNRRVLFDGPPHQTLTPERLLSLFSTHPRTNGSAA
- a CDS encoding thiamine pyrophosphate-binding protein, with translation MSQSTTHPSTPSRLNLIWRKWRFHLNVLLLLIPLGFMPKYFSEAALFRGDEGLGQRDVGEIQVGPWSLRLAEFRNEAPRQEGPAGPMKHFNAALCQRCIGQVKATYLRIGKPRSLRAAGVIFFGSPYRMGALLPVPSKTQPDAELWITLEGWDGSMHQASIPLSQASPATVAWLNTQGTQR